Proteins encoded together in one Streptomyces sp. TLI_171 window:
- a CDS encoding N-acetylglucosamine kinase, translating to MSHSAHLPGVLAVDAGNSKTDLALVSADGRVLGTARGGGFQPQVTGFGAAIDALAPLVADLARQAGVELRPGGRPLTSHVSACLANADLPIEEQLLHDAITAHGWAPSVHVANDTFGLLRAGTDGPLGVAVVCGAGINCVGLRPDGRTARWPALGRLTGDWGGGGGLAEAAMWHAARAEDGRGEATLLSPMIGAHFGLDGANAFAEAMHLGRIDGSRLHEVAQLLFTAAEAGDPIALSLIDRQADEVARLAIVALTRLDLLDQRVPVVFGGGVLAARRPLLNDNVFARLAAAAPLAEPRVVVAPPVLGAALLGLDRLAGDPAAHRRLRDAYPTPHPVAA from the coding sequence ATGAGCCACTCCGCACACCTGCCCGGCGTCCTCGCCGTCGACGCGGGCAACAGCAAGACCGACCTCGCACTGGTCTCCGCCGACGGCCGGGTGCTCGGCACGGCCCGCGGCGGCGGCTTCCAGCCGCAGGTCACCGGGTTCGGGGCCGCGATCGACGCGCTCGCCCCGCTGGTCGCCGACCTCGCCCGCCAGGCCGGCGTCGAACTGCGGCCCGGCGGACGGCCGTTGACCAGTCACGTGAGCGCCTGCCTGGCCAACGCCGACCTGCCGATCGAGGAGCAGCTGCTGCACGACGCGATCACCGCGCACGGCTGGGCGCCCTCGGTGCACGTCGCCAACGACACCTTCGGCCTGCTCCGGGCCGGCACCGACGGGCCGCTCGGCGTCGCGGTGGTCTGCGGCGCGGGCATCAACTGCGTCGGCCTGCGGCCCGACGGGCGCACCGCCCGCTGGCCCGCGCTCGGCCGGCTGACAGGCGACTGGGGCGGCGGCGGGGGCCTCGCCGAGGCCGCCATGTGGCACGCCGCCCGGGCCGAGGACGGCCGCGGCGAGGCCACCCTGCTCTCCCCGATGATCGGCGCGCACTTCGGACTGGACGGGGCCAACGCCTTCGCCGAGGCCATGCACCTCGGCCGGATCGACGGCTCCCGGCTGCACGAGGTCGCCCAGCTGCTGTTCACCGCCGCCGAGGCCGGCGACCCGATCGCCCTGAGCCTGATCGACCGTCAGGCCGACGAGGTGGCGCGGCTGGCGATCGTCGCGCTGACCCGGCTGGACCTGCTCGACCAGCGGGTCCCGGTGGTGTTCGGCGGCGGGGTGCTGGCCGCCCGGCGTCCGCTGCTGAACGACAACGTGTTCGCCCGGCTGGCCGCGGCCGCGCCGCTCGCCGAGCCGCGCGTGGTGGTCGCCCCGCCGGTGCTCGGCGCGGCCCTGCTCGGCCTGGACCGGCTGGCCGGCGACCCCGCCGCGCACCGCCGCCTCCGGGACGCCTACCCGACCCCCCACCCCGTGGCGGCCTGA
- a CDS encoding 6-phospho-beta-glucosidase, which yields MSALKLAIVGGGSTYTPELIDGFARLRDTLPIGELVLIDPATDRLELIAALARRIFAKQGHPATVSTATDVTAGVQGADAVLLQLRVGGQAARNQDETWPLECGCVGQETTGAGGLAKALRTVPVVLDIAEQVRRTNPDAWIVDFTNPVGIVTRALQTVGHKAVGLCNVAIGFQRKFAAHLGVDPELVRLDHVGLNHLTWERGVTLLDAPGAATGREVLPQLLAEHGAEIAADLHLPLPVISRLGVVPSYYLRYFYQHDLVVEELKVKGSRAAEVAAIEKQLLEMYADPALDTKPELLGKRGGAFYSEAAVQLIASLLGTDGRTTVQVVNTRNDGVLPFLPDDAVIEVPAEVDATGVRPLPQRAVEPLYAGLIANVTAYEHLALDAALRGGRDRVFDALLAHPLVGQLELAEQLTDRLVAHNRDHLSWA from the coding sequence ATGTCCGCACTGAAGTTGGCAATCGTCGGCGGCGGTTCCACCTACACGCCGGAACTGATCGACGGGTTCGCGCGGCTGCGCGACACCCTGCCGATCGGCGAACTCGTGCTGATCGACCCGGCGACCGACCGCCTGGAGCTGATCGCCGCGCTCGCCCGCCGGATCTTCGCCAAGCAGGGCCACCCCGCCACCGTCAGCACCGCCACCGACGTCACCGCCGGGGTGCAGGGCGCCGACGCCGTGCTGCTGCAGCTGCGGGTCGGCGGACAGGCCGCCCGCAACCAGGACGAGACCTGGCCGCTGGAGTGCGGCTGCGTCGGCCAGGAGACCACCGGCGCCGGCGGCCTCGCCAAGGCGCTGCGCACCGTCCCCGTGGTGCTGGACATCGCCGAGCAGGTCCGCCGCACCAACCCGGACGCCTGGATCGTCGACTTCACCAACCCGGTCGGCATCGTCACCCGGGCCCTGCAGACCGTGGGCCACAAGGCCGTCGGCCTGTGCAACGTGGCGATCGGCTTCCAGCGCAAGTTCGCCGCCCACCTGGGCGTCGACCCGGAGCTGGTGCGCCTGGACCACGTCGGCCTGAACCACCTCACCTGGGAGCGCGGCGTCACCCTGCTGGACGCTCCGGGCGCCGCCACCGGCCGCGAGGTGCTGCCGCAGCTGCTCGCCGAGCACGGCGCCGAGATCGCCGCCGACCTGCACCTGCCGCTGCCGGTGATCAGCCGCCTCGGCGTGGTCCCCTCCTACTACCTGCGGTACTTCTACCAGCACGACCTGGTGGTCGAGGAGCTGAAGGTCAAGGGCTCGCGGGCGGCCGAGGTCGCCGCGATCGAGAAGCAGCTGCTGGAGATGTACGCCGACCCGGCGCTGGACACCAAGCCGGAGCTGCTCGGCAAGCGCGGCGGCGCGTTCTACTCCGAGGCCGCCGTCCAGCTGATCGCCTCGCTGCTCGGCACCGACGGCCGCACCACCGTCCAGGTGGTCAACACCCGCAACGACGGCGTGCTGCCGTTCCTGCCCGACGACGCCGTCATCGAGGTCCCGGCCGAGGTCGACGCGACCGGTGTCCGCCCGCTGCCGCAGCGCGCCGTCGAGCCGCTGTACGCCGGCCTGATCGCCAACGTCACCGCGTACGAGCACCTGGCGCTGGACGCCGCGCTCCGGGGCGGCCGGGACCGGGTCTTCGACGCGCTGCTGGCCCACCCGCTGGTCGGACAGCTGGAGCTCGCCGAGCAGCTCACCGACCGGCTGGTGGCCCACAACCGCGACCACCTGAGCTGGGCGTGA